A genomic region of Microbacterium schleiferi contains the following coding sequences:
- a CDS encoding NAD(P)-dependent oxidoreductase: MSTIGFLGLGSMGSAMAGRLVDAGHEVRVWNRSPEAVAAAVANGAVAAESPEDALSCEVSFSMLANDEAMSAVMTPARISTLAGGIHVAMASISPDLAQALAAQVSAAGGTYLAAPVLGRPAVAADGQLNILAAGDPDATAIVRPYLDAMGKRVWVLGEQPSVANAVKAAVNYNIIHAMQAIGESVAMTERLGVPAETFTELLSSTLFGGVAYEGYGEIIATQRYTPPGFHIALGRKDLDLAEQVARSVGVAPATLPALTAVFEAALADDDLKDLDWSAIAEVSRRGIPTTERRPPEK, from the coding sequence GTGAGTACCATCGGCTTCCTCGGGCTCGGTTCCATGGGCTCGGCCATGGCGGGCCGCCTCGTGGACGCCGGGCATGAGGTTCGCGTCTGGAACCGGTCTCCCGAGGCCGTCGCGGCGGCTGTCGCGAACGGCGCGGTCGCCGCGGAAAGCCCGGAAGACGCCCTGTCGTGCGAGGTCTCCTTCTCGATGCTGGCCAACGACGAGGCGATGAGCGCGGTCATGACGCCGGCGCGGATCAGCACGCTCGCGGGAGGCATCCATGTCGCGATGGCCTCCATCAGTCCCGACCTGGCGCAGGCGCTGGCCGCTCAGGTCAGTGCGGCGGGAGGCACCTACCTGGCCGCGCCGGTGCTGGGGCGTCCGGCGGTAGCCGCGGACGGTCAGCTCAACATCCTCGCGGCGGGTGACCCGGATGCCACGGCAATCGTTCGGCCCTACCTGGACGCCATGGGAAAGCGTGTGTGGGTGCTGGGCGAGCAGCCGAGCGTCGCGAATGCGGTCAAGGCGGCGGTGAACTACAACATCATCCACGCGATGCAGGCGATCGGCGAGTCGGTTGCCATGACCGAGCGACTCGGGGTCCCGGCCGAGACCTTCACCGAGCTGCTCTCAAGTACTCTCTTCGGCGGCGTCGCCTATGAGGGCTACGGCGAGATCATCGCCACGCAACGCTACACACCCCCGGGGTTTCACATCGCCCTGGGGCGGAAGGACCTCGACCTTGCCGAGCAGGTTGCGCGCTCCGTCGGGGTCGCGCCGGCGACCCTTCCCGCCCTCACTGCCGTCTTCGAAGCTGCCCTGGCCGATGACGACCTGAAGGACCTCGACTGGAGCGCCATCGCCGAGGTGAGTCGGCGGGGCATCCCGACCACGGAGCGCAGACCACCCGAAAAGTGA
- a CDS encoding amidohydrolase family protein yields the protein MPESPLPQPGQPVVFRNGIVITMDDAHTVLPNGDVLVVDGKIAEVGESLAVPDGTFEIDAKGGIVMPGMVDTHRHMWQTAMRAYGADWTLTQYFVWYYLQHGAKFRPQDVAAGNLISALDAIESGVTTSVDWSHGLRTVEHGEAAYEALATSPGRFVLAYGNLAGSPWEWTADPAIQDLLVRSRDDSRMFGTQIAFDVPNQDDAFPELAAYRVAEELGLPVTTHAGVWGATNDWGIRNAYDAGVMKEGYTYVHAASLSADSYQKIAATGGNVSLATESEDTCGQGYPPVHQLRRYGIPASLSVDTSVWFSADLFSAMRATVNADRALEHYVAHQLEPAETVTHVKLRAEEVVHMATRGGAMAIGKDHLIGSLEKGKLGDVVLLKNKNSATWAPLINPWGQIVYQAQRGDVHTVLVGGEIVKSEGVLVAGDLPGVKTKLEDTVSYLEREVGDDWVAGQFPEIPEAEVLYNPYQYKKD from the coding sequence ATGCCCGAGAGCCCGCTGCCCCAACCCGGACAGCCTGTCGTGTTCCGGAACGGCATCGTCATCACGATGGACGATGCCCACACTGTTTTGCCGAACGGGGATGTCCTCGTCGTCGACGGCAAGATCGCCGAGGTGGGAGAGAGCCTCGCCGTCCCGGACGGCACGTTCGAGATCGACGCGAAGGGCGGCATCGTCATGCCCGGGATGGTGGACACCCACCGTCACATGTGGCAGACCGCGATGCGCGCGTACGGTGCCGACTGGACCCTCACTCAGTACTTCGTCTGGTACTACCTTCAGCACGGGGCGAAGTTCCGCCCCCAGGATGTCGCGGCCGGAAACCTGATCTCGGCGCTGGACGCGATCGAATCGGGCGTCACGACGAGCGTCGATTGGTCACACGGCCTGCGCACTGTCGAACACGGTGAAGCCGCCTACGAAGCCCTCGCGACCTCACCGGGCCGTTTCGTCCTCGCGTACGGAAACCTCGCCGGGTCTCCCTGGGAGTGGACTGCCGATCCCGCGATCCAGGACCTGCTGGTTCGCTCGCGGGACGACTCCCGGATGTTCGGGACGCAGATCGCCTTCGACGTGCCGAACCAGGACGATGCCTTCCCCGAGCTGGCCGCCTACCGCGTGGCGGAGGAACTCGGGCTGCCGGTCACGACCCACGCCGGCGTCTGGGGTGCAACCAACGATTGGGGCATCCGGAACGCGTACGACGCAGGCGTGATGAAGGAGGGCTACACATACGTGCACGCCGCCTCGCTCTCGGCGGATTCGTATCAGAAGATCGCGGCCACGGGCGGCAACGTCTCGCTCGCCACGGAGTCCGAAGACACCTGCGGCCAGGGCTACCCTCCCGTCCACCAGCTGCGTCGCTACGGCATCCCCGCGTCGCTGTCGGTGGACACCAGCGTCTGGTTCAGCGCCGATCTGTTCTCGGCGATGCGGGCCACCGTGAACGCGGATCGTGCCCTCGAGCACTACGTCGCGCACCAGCTGGAGCCGGCCGAGACGGTGACCCATGTCAAGCTTCGCGCCGAGGAGGTCGTGCACATGGCAACCCGCGGCGGCGCGATGGCGATCGGCAAGGACCACCTCATCGGGTCTCTCGAGAAGGGCAAGCTCGGCGATGTCGTGCTGCTCAAGAACAAGAACTCGGCGACGTGGGCTCCCCTGATCAACCCCTGGGGTCAGATCGTCTACCAGGCCCAGCGTGGAGACGTGCACACGGTCCTGGTCGGCGGCGAGATCGTCAAGTCCGAGGGCGTGCTTGTGGCCGGTGACCTACCGGGCGTGAAGACGAAGCTCGAAGACACCGTCTCGTACCTCGAACGCGAAGTGGGGGACGACTGGGTCGCGGGGCAGTTCCCGGAGATTCCCGAAGCCGAGGTCCTCTACAACCCGTATCAGTACAAGAAGGACTGA
- the rlmB gene encoding 23S rRNA (guanosine(2251)-2'-O)-methyltransferase RlmB, which translates to MSKPGRPGARKSTKKGATKGSGGQRRKSLEGKGPTPKAEDRSWHVAGKRKAAQERYVAAGGTGRAGQRIAGSSSSRGGRPKQNDDTETVTGRNSVLEALRARIPATAFYIAQRVEMDDRVKEMLSIASHRNIPVLEVTRPELDRMAGFDGVHQGVALKVPPYEYAHPQDLLESVIEAGQLPLLVALDGVTDPRNLGAIIRSTAAFGGQGIIIPQRRSAGVNSAAWKTSAGAAARVPVAIAPNLTTTLKEFKKQGVFVLGLDGDGDVSLPELELADRPVVIVVGSEGKGLSRLVTETCDQIVSIPISAATESLNAGIAASVALYQVATLRAG; encoded by the coding sequence ATGAGCAAGCCAGGGCGCCCCGGCGCACGCAAGTCCACGAAGAAGGGCGCGACCAAGGGGTCGGGCGGCCAGAGACGAAAGTCGCTGGAGGGCAAGGGTCCGACGCCGAAGGCGGAGGACCGTAGCTGGCACGTCGCCGGCAAGCGCAAGGCAGCTCAGGAGCGCTATGTCGCTGCCGGTGGAACGGGCCGAGCCGGCCAGCGGATCGCGGGATCGAGCTCGAGCCGCGGCGGGCGCCCGAAGCAGAACGATGACACCGAGACGGTCACGGGCCGCAACTCGGTCCTCGAGGCGCTGCGCGCTCGCATCCCCGCCACCGCGTTCTACATCGCGCAGCGCGTGGAGATGGATGACCGCGTCAAAGAGATGCTCTCCATCGCCTCCCACCGGAACATCCCGGTGCTCGAGGTCACCCGGCCCGAGCTCGACCGGATGGCAGGATTCGACGGCGTGCACCAGGGTGTCGCGCTCAAGGTGCCGCCCTACGAGTATGCGCATCCGCAGGATCTGCTCGAGAGTGTGATCGAGGCTGGCCAGCTGCCGCTGCTTGTCGCGCTGGATGGTGTCACCGATCCACGAAACCTCGGCGCCATCATCCGTTCGACCGCAGCATTCGGCGGCCAGGGCATCATCATCCCGCAGCGCCGCTCGGCCGGAGTCAATTCGGCAGCGTGGAAGACGTCGGCCGGTGCCGCCGCCCGGGTTCCGGTGGCCATCGCTCCGAACCTGACGACCACGCTCAAGGAGTTCAAGAAGCAGGGAGTGTTCGTGCTCGGCCTCGACGGCGATGGTGACGTGTCGCTGCCCGAGCTGGAGCTTGCCGATCGCCCCGTCGTGATCGTCGTCGGATCAGAGGGCAAGGGTCTCTCGCGCCTCGTGACGGAGACGTGCGACCAGATCGTGTCGATCCCCATCTCGGCGGCGACCGAGTCGCTGAACGCGGGAATCGCGGCATCCGTCGCGCTGTATCAGGTTGCGACACTGCGCGCCGGCTGA
- a CDS encoding GNAT family N-acetyltransferase — MSSASVLEIRPDDLSGAPTRALITAHLSDMRAISPEESCHALDLSGLEQPSVRVWSAWLAGELAGVGALAQLDADNGELKSMRVADAHRGTGVGRAMLEHLIAEARSCGMSALWLETGATAEFLPAQRLYESAGFTQCEPFGSYVFDPYSVFMTTRL; from the coding sequence GTGTCTTCCGCCTCCGTGCTTGAGATCCGCCCCGACGACCTGAGCGGCGCACCCACGCGCGCGCTGATCACCGCGCACCTGTCCGACATGCGCGCGATCTCGCCCGAGGAGAGCTGCCACGCGCTCGATCTCAGCGGGCTCGAGCAGCCGTCGGTTCGCGTGTGGTCGGCGTGGCTCGCGGGCGAGCTGGCGGGCGTGGGCGCGCTGGCTCAGCTCGACGCTGACAACGGCGAGCTCAAGTCGATGCGTGTCGCCGACGCTCACCGTGGAACGGGCGTCGGACGCGCAATGCTCGAGCACCTGATCGCCGAGGCCCGCAGCTGCGGCATGTCGGCGCTGTGGCTCGAAACCGGTGCGACGGCGGAGTTTCTGCCAGCCCAGCGACTCTACGAGTCCGCCGGCTTCACCCAGTGCGAACCGTTCGGCAGCTACGTGTTCGACCCGTACTCCGTCTTCATGACCACGAGACTGTAG